Below is a genomic region from Actinomycetota bacterium.
GGTTTCGTCTCTTCCGGCATCTTCGGCTCCGCCCGCCAGTGCACCCCCCGTAAGGACATGACCCATGAGGAAGCGGCGAGCCAGTTGCGGGAGAACCTGCGCAAGCGCGGGCGCACGCCGGAAAAGGTCGCCGCCGCGGTGCTGGAAGCCGTGGAGAAGGACCGGGGCGTGGCGGTCTGTCTCACCGAGGCACGATGCGGCGATCTCCTGCACCGTTTGAGCAGGAAGGCCAGCGAGTACATCGCGGCGCGGGCCGTGGCCATGGGTGAGAAGGGCATGGCCCGGGGGCCGCGAGCGCGGGAGGTAGGGGACCGGCTCGTCTCCGATCAGGAACTGGCTGAGATCGTGGATGAGGAAACCGCCCTGCGCCGCTGAAAGACCAGAACCTCCACACACCGGAGGACGTACATGCGCCAGGCCTTGACATCTCTAACCGGGGTTTATTGATCGACTGCCAAGGCGAGACATGTAAGGGCGCTGGACACCGCCGCGCCACCTTTGGGTGTCGCTGTCGCTTACGCGACGCAATCCGGAGAGCCCGAATAGAAAAAGGGCGCGCCGAGCCGCGCCCTTCCGGTGACAACCTGCCTATTCCCAGACGTACTTGTCCTTCTCCTCGGGGGGAGCCTCCTCGCTCACGGTCTCCTCCTCGGCCGGCGCGGTCGCCTCTTCCGCCTCTGGGACGCTCTCGGGGGCGGGTGCCTCCTCGGGGACCTCCTTAACCTCCAGCCCTGCCGATTCCGCTGCCGCCGCCAGGTCCGCCTTGGTCGTGTACTCCTCGTATTCGATGAGGAGGCTCTGGCTCTTTACCAGTAGCTCGCGCATGGGCGAGATCTGTTCAACGATCTGGTCACGGATGGCCGAGAAGGTTGAGAGGATATGGGCCTTCTCGCGCTCGAGATCATCTAGGATGCGGTCGCTGCGGTCCTGTGCCCGCTTGATGATGGCCGTCGCCTGGCTCCTGGCCTCCTGCAGTATGTTCCCCGCGCTGCGCTGGGCGTTCATCAGGGCTGTCTGGAGCGTTTTCTGCATCTCGTCGAACTGCGAAACCTTGCGGTCCATCCTGGACACGGCCTCTTCCAGTTCCTTGTTCTTGTTGGTCAGCTTCTCAAGTTCCTCCGCTACGGCATCCAGGAAGGAATCGACCTCTTCCCTGTCGTACCCTTCGGTGCTAACGGTGCTGAACTCCTTAAGATGGATGTTCATCGGGCTTATCGCCACTGCCATCTCCTCCTTCAAGAAGATCCACCGCCTCTAAGAGGCAGCCCCACGGCCTCATCGCCTAATAAGAAATCGTCCTCTTCTTCCCGCAACTATAGCAGCTTTTCCGCTATTATACGACAACCCGCACATGCTTCACAGCCAGGCACGTGGTCATACTCGGGCCGCATCCAGCAATTCTATTACAAGTATTCTTCTCTTTCCGCCGTCCTTCCTTCATGGCTTCAGCCCCTGTCGTTTGGGGCCGATTTAATGGCTGTGACCAGGATGTCCGACAATGGTGGGGCACGAAGTCCACCTTGAGACCCCCGGCGTGGCCGCCTGCGTTCCGGGGCGCATGACGTAGGTATGGATATGTGTATGGAAGCGTTACCAAAGGCTCGACACAATCTTGACAGGCTTTCATATATAATAGATGTTTATGATGACGCAGCTTTGGAAAACACCGCTGTTTTAGTGCTGGAAGGACTCTGGGGGACGGTT
It encodes:
- a CDS encoding DivIVA domain-containing protein, encoding MAVAISPMNIHLKEFSTVSTEGYDREEVDSFLDAVAEELEKLTNKNKELEEAVSRMDRKVSQFDEMQKTLQTALMNAQRSAGNILQEARSQATAIIKRAQDRSDRILDDLEREKAHILSTFSAIRDQIVEQISPMRELLVKSQSLLIEYEEYTTKADLAAAAESAGLEVKEVPEEAPAPESVPEAEEATAPAEEETVSEEAPPEEKDKYVWE